The Triticum aestivum cultivar Chinese Spring chromosome 3A, IWGSC CS RefSeq v2.1, whole genome shotgun sequence genome includes a region encoding these proteins:
- the LOC123059419 gene encoding probable calcium-binding protein CML31, whose protein sequence is MVARKSGELRALFLSLDRDADGRISAAELRECMRATLGEDVPAGEAEALVASADADGDGLLCEAEFLELAQQAAWAGDAAEEDDELRIRALREAFGMYEMEGQGCITPASLGRMLGRLGAERGAGECRAMICRFDLDGDGVLSFDEFKIMMS, encoded by the coding sequence ATGGTTGCGAGGAAGTCGGGCGAGCTGAGGGCGCTGTTCTTGTCATTGGACCGGGACGCGGACGGCCGGATCTCGGCGGCGGAGCTGCGGGAGTGCATGCGGGCGACGCTCGGCGAGGACGTGCCGGCGGGGGAGGCCGAGGCGCTTGTGGCGTCCGCGGACGCTGACGGCGACGGGCTGCTGTGCGAGGCCGAGTTCCTCGAGCTAGCACAGCAGGCGGCCTGGGCGGGCGACGCGGCGGAGGAGGACGATGAGCTGAGGATCCGAGCGCTGAGGGAGGCGTTCGGGATGTACGAGATGGAGGGGCAGGGGTGCATCACGCCGGCCAGCCTTGGGCGGATGCTCGGCAGGCTCGGCGCCGAGCGGGGTGCCGGCGAGTGCCGCGCCATGATCTGCCGGTTCGACCTCGATGGCGACGGCGTGCTCAGCTTCGACGAGTTCAAGATCATGATGAGCTAG